The following coding sequences are from one Enterococcus sp. 4G2_DIV0659 window:
- the cls gene encoding cardiolipin synthase: MRIFIIIVLVLLLLNTTAALVTVFRKPRSISSVLAWIMTLLFLPGIGFIIYIFCGRGINGQKVFNLTDYDEEKISEIKHKVDKDNLKANGTLDINLLTDARVLNKYFRNMDSSPLSKRNNLQIYTDGKEKFAALFEDIRQAKESIHVEYYSFFNDKIGNQFLDILGEKVQEGVSVHLIYDPWGSPGANKKFFKSFVELGGKVTPFITSKNIISKTRLNYHLHRKIVVIDGKIGWTGGFNVGDQYLGESKKFGYWRDTHIRLVGTSVFSLQEIFIMDWNASIQHTSKKMDYLDKYFQIAEDNELNNLALQVVSDGPDSEEEILKSGFIKMILSAEKSVWIQTPYLIPDDSMINALLIAVRSGIDVRIMIPCMPDHPFIYRATQYYANYLHNRGIKIYMYQNGFLHAKTMIIDNEICMVGTTNQDIRSYALNFEVSTFIYDTHIAGKLTEIFENDMTNSTLLTDKMIKDQSHWLHFKQNFSRLLSPIL; encoded by the coding sequence ATGAGAATTTTTATCATCATAGTACTCGTTCTGCTGTTATTAAATACAACAGCAGCTCTTGTCACTGTCTTTAGAAAACCACGTAGCATTTCCAGTGTTTTAGCCTGGATTATGACATTATTATTTTTACCAGGTATCGGCTTTATTATTTATATTTTTTGCGGAAGAGGAATCAACGGTCAAAAAGTTTTTAATTTAACAGACTATGATGAAGAGAAAATCTCAGAAATCAAACATAAGGTGGATAAGGACAATTTAAAAGCAAATGGGACATTAGACATCAATTTACTAACAGATGCACGTGTCTTAAATAAATACTTTAGGAATATGGATTCTTCGCCGCTTAGCAAAAGAAATAACTTACAGATTTATACAGACGGAAAAGAAAAATTTGCTGCATTATTTGAAGATATTCGCCAAGCGAAGGAAAGTATTCATGTAGAATATTATTCATTTTTCAATGACAAGATAGGCAATCAGTTTTTAGATATACTGGGAGAGAAAGTCCAAGAGGGAGTGTCTGTTCATTTAATCTATGATCCTTGGGGGTCTCCAGGAGCAAACAAAAAGTTTTTCAAATCGTTTGTTGAATTAGGTGGAAAGGTAACCCCTTTTATCACGTCCAAAAATATCATTAGTAAAACTCGTTTGAATTATCATTTACATCGGAAAATTGTGGTAATCGATGGGAAAATAGGGTGGACTGGCGGCTTCAATGTAGGCGATCAATATCTAGGTGAAAGTAAAAAATTTGGCTATTGGAGAGATACCCATATTCGTTTAGTTGGCACTTCTGTTTTTTCTTTACAAGAAATTTTTATTATGGACTGGAATGCATCTATACAGCATACATCTAAAAAAATGGATTACCTAGACAAATACTTTCAAATTGCAGAAGACAACGAGCTGAATAATTTAGCTTTGCAAGTAGTCTCTGATGGACCAGATTCTGAAGAGGAGATTTTAAAAAGTGGATTTATTAAAATGATTTTATCCGCTGAAAAATCTGTTTGGATCCAAACACCTTATTTGATTCCTGATGATAGTATGATCAATGCTTTGTTGATTGCTGTTCGCTCAGGTATTGATGTGCGTATCATGATTCCTTGTATGCCGGACCATCCATTTATTTATCGGGCAACACAGTACTATGCAAATTACCTGCACAACAGAGGGATTAAGATTTATATGTATCAAAATGGCTTTCTGCATGCTAAAACAATGATCATTGACAATGAGATCTGCATGGTGGGTACAACGAATCAAGATATCAGAAGTTATGCACTGAATTTCGAAGTAAGTACGTTTATTTATGACACCCACATTGCTGGAAAATTAACTGAAATATTCGAGAACGATATGACTAACAGTACCTTATTAACGGATAAAATGATTAAAGATCAGTCCCACTGGTTACACTTTAAACAGAATTTCTCTCGATTATTGTCACCAATATTGTAA
- a CDS encoding FAD-dependent oxidoreductase, whose protein sequence is MKVIVLGSSHGGYEAVEELLNLHPDAQIQWYEKGDFISFLSCGMQLYLEGKVKDVNSVRYMTGEKMESRGVSVFSNTEITAIKPEDHMVVVKDLLTDTERVEHYDKLIISPGAVPFELNVPGKELENIYLMRGRKWAIKLKQKTIDPQVSNVVVIGSGYIGIEAAESFAKAGKNVTVIDILDRPLGVYLDKEFTDVLTEEMEANNIKVVTNETVQSYKGEGHVQKVVTDKNEYEADLVVVAVGVRPNTGWLKDTLDLHPNGLIKTDEYMRTSAPDVFAVGDATLIKYNPGDTEVNIALATNARKQGRFAVKNLQGPVKPFPGVQGSSGLAVFDYKFASTGINDEMAKKLNKTTKSVLVVDDYLMDFNPDKQKAWFKLVYDPETTQILGAQLMSKADLTANINAISLAIKAKMTIEDLAYADFFFQPSFDKPWNIINTAALEAMKNEQ, encoded by the coding sequence ATGAAAGTTATCGTTTTAGGTTCATCACACGGAGGATATGAGGCTGTTGAAGAATTATTAAATTTACATCCTGATGCTCAAATTCAATGGTACGAAAAAGGAGATTTCATTTCTTTTCTTTCCTGTGGTATGCAGCTTTATCTAGAAGGAAAAGTAAAAGATGTTAATTCCGTTCGATATATGACAGGTGAAAAAATGGAGAGTAGAGGCGTTAGCGTTTTCTCCAACACAGAAATAACCGCAATCAAGCCAGAAGATCATATGGTTGTTGTCAAAGACTTATTAACAGATACAGAACGAGTGGAGCATTATGATAAATTAATTATTAGTCCAGGAGCGGTGCCATTTGAATTAAATGTTCCAGGAAAAGAATTAGAGAATATTTATTTGATGCGCGGTAGAAAATGGGCAATCAAATTGAAACAAAAAACAATTGATCCACAAGTAAGTAATGTTGTGGTTATTGGTAGTGGTTACATCGGTATAGAAGCTGCAGAATCATTTGCTAAAGCAGGAAAAAATGTTACTGTTATTGATATATTAGATCGACCATTAGGTGTTTATTTAGACAAAGAATTTACAGACGTTTTAACGGAAGAAATGGAAGCTAACAACATCAAAGTGGTAACAAATGAAACGGTTCAAAGTTATAAAGGTGAAGGACATGTTCAAAAGGTTGTAACCGACAAAAATGAATACGAAGCGGATCTTGTTGTAGTGGCCGTGGGAGTCCGACCTAATACAGGTTGGTTAAAAGATACATTAGACTTGCATCCAAATGGTTTGATCAAAACAGACGAATATATGCGTACAAGCGCACCTGATGTTTTTGCTGTAGGGGATGCAACACTGATTAAATACAATCCAGGTGACACAGAAGTCAATATTGCTTTAGCAACGAATGCAAGAAAACAAGGGCGCTTTGCAGTTAAAAATTTACAAGGTCCAGTGAAACCATTCCCAGGTGTTCAAGGTTCTTCTGGTTTAGCTGTTTTTGACTATAAATTCGCTTCTACAGGAATCAACGATGAAATGGCTAAGAAATTAAACAAAACAACGAAATCTGTATTAGTGGTTGACGATTATTTGATGGATTTTAATCCAGATAAACAAAAGGCGTGGTTTAAATTAGTCTACGATCCTGAAACAACACAAATTTTAGGGGCTCAATTGATGTCAAAAGCTGATCTAACAGCAAACATTAATGCGATTTCACTAGCTATCAAAGCAAAAATGACAATTGAAGACTTAGCTTATGCTGACTTTTTCTTCCAACCATCGTTTGACAAACCTTGGAACATTATCAACACAGCTGCATTAGAGGCTATGAAAAACGAACAATAA
- a CDS encoding nucleoside deaminase, producing the protein MNQHPNKAIMTSLIIQQWNNHSIYAAVIDEKMKIVSVGKTTVQNSCDPTAHAEVNAIREACAFLKTDSLPKGYWLYSTFEPCPLCASAAVWSKLDGIVYANDPRFKGNLPNWSFIKCKKVLEQGAYIHKVDLIENFMLDEIKDYFIKHK; encoded by the coding sequence ATGAATCAACATCCTAATAAAGCAATCATGACTAGCTTAATCATTCAACAATGGAACAATCATTCGATTTATGCTGCAGTTATTGATGAAAAAATGAAGATTGTCTCAGTAGGTAAAACAACTGTTCAAAATTCATGTGATCCTACAGCACATGCGGAGGTCAATGCTATTAGAGAAGCATGCGCTTTTTTAAAAACAGATTCTTTACCAAAAGGTTATTGGCTTTATTCAACATTTGAGCCTTGTCCGTTGTGTGCATCTGCTGCAGTCTGGAGTAAACTTGATGGCATTGTCTATGCAAATGATCCAAGATTTAAAGGTAACTTACCTAATTGGTCTTTTATAAAATGTAAAAAAGTTCTTGAACAAGGGGCGTATATTCACAAAGTTGATTTAATCGAAAATTTTATGCTGGATGAGATAAAAGATTATTTTATCAAACATAAGTAA
- the metA gene encoding homoserine O-acetyltransferase MetA translates to MPIRVPKELPAIKVLEKEKIFVMDEERAMHQDIRPLEILILNLMPKKIETEVQLLRLLSNTPLQINVDFLHMSSHEAKNTSSDYLDRFYHRFKEVKHKFYDGLIITGAPIEQLPFEQVDYWEELQEIFHWSTSHVFSTFHICWGAQAGLFFHHNIDKYLLNQKLSGIYSHDVLSPTWSILKGFDDVFFAPHSRYTTIKRSDIDKIDELEVLAESAEAGLFLVGNKNNRAFYAMGHLEYDRETLQQEFERDQLKGVNPKLPKNYFPNNNSKQLPPLRWHMAASLLFSNWLNYAVYQNTPYDLSDLLEK, encoded by the coding sequence ATGCCGATTCGTGTACCAAAAGAACTACCAGCTATTAAAGTATTAGAAAAAGAGAAAATTTTTGTAATGGACGAAGAACGTGCAATGCATCAAGATATTCGTCCTTTAGAAATTTTAATCTTAAATTTAATGCCTAAAAAAATTGAAACAGAAGTCCAATTATTACGTTTATTAAGCAATACACCTTTACAAATCAACGTTGATTTTTTACATATGAGTAGTCATGAAGCCAAAAATACGTCTAGTGACTATTTGGACCGCTTTTATCATCGCTTTAAAGAGGTCAAACACAAATTTTATGATGGATTAATTATCACAGGAGCGCCGATTGAGCAGTTACCATTTGAGCAAGTAGATTATTGGGAAGAACTTCAGGAAATTTTTCATTGGAGTACATCACATGTTTTTTCAACTTTTCATATTTGCTGGGGAGCACAAGCAGGGCTCTTTTTCCATCATAATATTGATAAATATCTATTGAATCAAAAGTTGAGTGGAATTTACTCTCATGATGTTTTATCACCAACATGGAGCATTTTAAAAGGATTTGATGATGTGTTTTTTGCCCCTCATTCTCGATATACGACGATTAAAAGAAGTGATATAGACAAAATTGATGAATTAGAAGTCTTAGCTGAATCCGCTGAAGCAGGTCTTTTTTTAGTTGGTAATAAAAATAATCGAGCATTTTATGCAATGGGTCACTTAGAGTATGATCGAGAAACATTGCAACAAGAATTTGAACGGGATCAACTAAAAGGAGTCAATCCTAAACTTCCTAAAAATTATTTTCCAAATAACAATAGTAAACAATTACCGCCATTACGCTGGCATATGGCAGCATCATTGTTATTTTCGAATTGGTTAAATTACGCGGTGTACCAAAACACTCCCTATGACTTATCTGATTTATTAGAAAAATAG
- a CDS encoding alpha/beta fold hydrolase: protein MYYSNKEADIYYKIIGEGKPLLILHGFSIDHRGLQGILEESTSLKTKYKRIYIDLPGMGKSNVHNKDMNADNLLTILIEFVHKVIGERSFSILGYSYGGYLALGLIKKLPTKIKKAVLLAPVVKAENSSRTLPEKHVNKVESFDVDNQLVFEQYKHAVVNITEASYKNYLTEIQPGLSVGDQEFQKSFQRDGYKLAFEERLLLNDATCERLIILGKQDDVVGYEDVTKHRKKLLNSRIILLDNAGHNLQLDERDVIRKELSIFLT, encoded by the coding sequence ATGTACTATTCTAATAAAGAGGCAGATATTTATTATAAAATAATCGGAGAGGGAAAACCACTGCTTATTTTACATGGATTTTCAATTGATCATAGAGGACTTCAAGGAATTCTTGAAGAGTCAACTTCATTAAAGACTAAATATAAAAGAATTTATATAGATTTGCCAGGCATGGGAAAATCAAACGTTCACAATAAGGATATGAATGCAGATAATCTATTGACAATCCTTATTGAGTTTGTTCATAAGGTTATTGGTGAAAGGTCTTTTTCAATTTTAGGTTATTCGTATGGCGGTTATCTTGCGCTAGGTTTAATCAAAAAATTACCTACTAAAATCAAAAAAGCTGTGTTACTAGCACCTGTTGTTAAAGCTGAGAACTCTAGTCGAACATTACCCGAAAAACATGTAAATAAAGTCGAGTCTTTTGACGTTGATAATCAACTGGTTTTTGAACAATATAAACATGCTGTTGTGAATATAACCGAAGCAAGTTATAAAAATTATTTAACTGAGATTCAACCAGGTCTTTCGGTTGGAGATCAAGAATTTCAAAAGTCTTTTCAAAGAGATGGATACAAATTAGCATTCGAGGAAAGACTTTTGCTTAATGATGCAACTTGCGAACGTTTGATAATTTTAGGTAAACAAGATGACGTCGTTGGATATGAGGATGTGACGAAACATCGAAAAAAACTTTTAAATAGCAGGATTATTTTGCTAGATAATGCAGGTCATAATTTACAACTTGACGAGCGTGATGTGATACGAAAAGAACTTTCGATTTTTTTAACTTAA
- a CDS encoding citrate transporter: MKMAKRFLSGALLGILFLFSFVPAFAQEIGKITAPTGIKAVIVIIPLILVLVLLFMKVDMIIAGFVGGVLAMIIGGIGIEQANKQLLETIPMMLGITVPIINSAVAMAVFKSGGYSAALTLAKRGTKGKVEYVSAFIVILLAAATYMSGIGGGSAMVIAPLAFVAVGVVPELIAAMSLAAAVSFTTSPASLESSIVSKLGDFSVAKYVSDMRPIWLVFCVLAIILAFWGTKRRNIGFKENSDDEYATMSNKALFKLTLPAIFLLFAVIFGPVVNDLAGFPLLTPLVYMILTLALIFICSDFTLNQSVEAMVDGSTYILTRLFQVGIFLAFINIIAQTGTFAVIAGIASAAPAMIMVPVAILTGILIGVPAGAYVGSVLTLVLPVAVSLGFSSIELGLVAVGVGLGSQMSFVNITMQALSSGFQIPILEVVKGNVKWISIASVILIAIGFFI, from the coding sequence ATGAAAATGGCAAAAAGGTTTTTAAGTGGGGCATTGCTCGGTATTTTATTTCTTTTTTCTTTTGTGCCGGCATTTGCTCAAGAAATTGGTAAGATTACGGCACCAACAGGGATAAAGGCAGTTATTGTTATAATCCCGTTGATTCTCGTTTTGGTTCTGTTATTTATGAAAGTTGATATGATTATTGCTGGATTTGTTGGCGGTGTATTGGCAATGATTATCGGTGGAATTGGTATAGAACAAGCAAATAAACAGTTATTGGAAACAATTCCTATGATGCTTGGAATAACTGTTCCTATTATTAATTCTGCTGTTGCAATGGCTGTGTTTAAATCTGGTGGTTATTCAGCGGCCTTAACATTGGCAAAAAGAGGAACAAAAGGAAAAGTAGAATACGTTTCAGCATTTATTGTTATTTTATTAGCTGCAGCGACTTATATGTCTGGTATTGGCGGAGGAAGTGCTATGGTTATTGCACCCTTGGCATTTGTGGCCGTTGGTGTAGTTCCTGAGTTGATTGCTGCGATGTCACTAGCTGCAGCAGTTTCATTTACAACATCACCAGCTTCATTAGAATCGAGTATTGTTTCCAAACTAGGCGATTTTAGTGTTGCTAAATATGTTTCTGATATGCGTCCAATTTGGTTAGTCTTTTGTGTTTTAGCAATCATTTTAGCTTTTTGGGGAACAAAAAGACGAAACATTGGTTTTAAAGAAAATAGTGATGATGAATACGCAACAATGAGTAACAAAGCGTTATTTAAATTAACATTACCTGCAATTTTCTTATTGTTTGCTGTCATTTTTGGTCCTGTAGTAAATGACTTAGCTGGCTTCCCATTATTGACTCCTTTAGTGTATATGATTTTAACATTGGCATTAATTTTTATTTGTTCTGATTTTACATTGAATCAGTCCGTTGAAGCAATGGTTGATGGCTCAACTTATATTTTAACTCGACTCTTTCAAGTAGGGATTTTTCTAGCTTTTATTAATATTATTGCTCAAACAGGTACTTTTGCTGTTATTGCGGGCATTGCAAGCGCTGCTCCAGCTATGATCATGGTTCCAGTTGCTATTTTAACCGGAATTTTGATTGGTGTTCCTGCTGGTGCTTATGTTGGCTCAGTATTGACTCTAGTATTACCAGTAGCTGTATCATTGGGCTTTTCTTCAATAGAACTTGGATTAGTCGCAGTCGGTGTAGGTCTAGGTAGTCAAATGAGTTTTGTAAATATTACGATGCAGGCATTATCATCAGGCTTCCAAATCCCTATACTAGAGGTTGTAAAAGGCAACGTAAAATGGATTAGTATAGCTTCTGTGATATTGATAGCAATTGGATTCTTTATTTAA
- a CDS encoding amidohydrolase family protein has product MDILIKKARISDEQALQDIGIKEGKIVAISDDLTDDAATVIEANGRVLIPGLVESHIHLDKALIADRKPNKSGTLQEAIQVTAELKPTFTEEDIYNRAKKALEMIIAHGVTAVRTHSEFDPAQGFTGFKTILKLKEEYRDLIDMQVVAFPQEGIFKAPGTEKMMYEAMEMGADVVGGIPYNDAPADKHIDLVFEIAKKYDKDIDLHQDFSDEATDMSIEYLCQKTIAERYQGRVSVGHLTALHALEPNRLKEIIALMAEANISVMALPATDLHLGARNDPYNVRRAVTPIRKLRDGGVNVCLATNNIRNAFTPYGNGDLMQIAMLAIPVGHLGGADDLPTVLPMITENPAKALGLSNYGIQIGNKADLVLLDTTVKADAIIDIPERNYVIKNGKVTVEVKKEVTIFK; this is encoded by the coding sequence ATGGATATTCTAATTAAAAAGGCGCGAATAAGTGATGAACAAGCGTTACAAGATATAGGGATTAAAGAGGGGAAAATCGTCGCAATTTCCGATGACTTAACTGATGATGCAGCGACAGTAATTGAAGCGAATGGCCGAGTTTTAATTCCTGGGTTAGTTGAAAGTCATATTCATTTGGATAAAGCATTAATCGCAGATAGAAAACCGAATAAATCTGGCACGCTGCAAGAAGCAATCCAAGTGACGGCTGAATTGAAACCGACATTTACTGAAGAAGATATATACAACCGTGCTAAAAAAGCTTTAGAAATGATTATTGCTCACGGTGTAACTGCGGTAAGAACACATTCGGAATTTGATCCAGCTCAAGGATTTACTGGATTTAAGACGATTTTAAAATTAAAAGAGGAGTACCGAGACTTAATTGATATGCAAGTCGTTGCTTTCCCTCAAGAAGGAATTTTTAAAGCGCCAGGTACAGAAAAAATGATGTATGAAGCAATGGAGATGGGAGCAGACGTTGTTGGAGGAATCCCTTATAATGATGCGCCTGCGGATAAACATATTGATCTAGTTTTTGAAATTGCCAAAAAATATGATAAGGATATCGACCTACATCAAGACTTTAGTGATGAAGCAACAGATATGTCTATAGAATATTTATGTCAGAAAACGATTGCTGAGAGATATCAAGGAAGAGTATCTGTCGGTCACTTGACAGCACTACACGCCTTAGAACCGAACCGCTTGAAAGAGATAATTGCATTGATGGCTGAAGCGAATATAAGTGTGATGGCTCTTCCAGCGACTGACTTACATCTCGGAGCCAGAAACGATCCGTATAATGTTAGAAGAGCAGTTACACCAATTAGAAAATTACGTGATGGTGGTGTAAATGTTTGCCTAGCAACGAATAATATTCGTAACGCTTTTACTCCATATGGAAATGGTGATTTAATGCAAATCGCCATGCTTGCAATACCAGTAGGTCATCTTGGCGGTGCTGACGATTTGCCGACAGTTTTACCAATGATCACAGAAAATCCAGCAAAAGCCTTAGGTCTGTCTAATTACGGCATCCAAATCGGTAACAAAGCTGATTTAGTCTTACTAGATACGACCGTAAAAGCCGATGCAATCATTGATATACCAGAAAGAAATTATGTGATTAAAAATGGAAAAGTCACAGTTGAAGTAAAGAAAGAAGTCACAATTTTTAAATAA
- a CDS encoding GNAT family N-acetyltransferase: protein MIELKKMTTEDYKNYISVAIKDYAQDKITAGTWTCEDAFELAKESIESLLPAGKETKKHYLFSIVEKSANKKVGFLWVHLKDSKLFIYDFIIFEAFRNLGYGKKTLVCLDYLAKEMNALQIDLHVFAHNKGAIHLYEKVGFVATDISMSKQLK from the coding sequence ATGATTGAACTAAAAAAAATGACAACCGAAGATTACAAAAACTATATCTCTGTTGCAATTAAAGATTATGCTCAAGATAAAATAACTGCTGGAACTTGGACTTGCGAGGATGCATTTGAATTAGCTAAAGAAAGTATTGAAAGTCTTTTGCCAGCTGGAAAAGAAACGAAAAAGCACTATTTGTTTTCTATTGTTGAAAAGTCAGCAAACAAAAAAGTCGGATTTCTGTGGGTTCATTTAAAGGATTCCAAGCTATTTATTTATGATTTTATTATATTCGAAGCATTCAGAAATTTAGGCTACGGCAAAAAAACTTTAGTCTGTCTTGATTATTTGGCCAAAGAGATGAACGCCTTACAAATCGATTTACACGTATTTGCACATAATAAAGGGGCAATTCATTTATATGAAAAAGTAGGCTTTGTAGCAACTGATATCAGTATGTCGAAGCAATTGAAGTAA